In Halogeometricum sp. S1BR25-6, a single genomic region encodes these proteins:
- a CDS encoding carbon starvation CstA family protein — protein sequence MVQVIWLVAAVLVLFTAGYLGYSRYLARFVELDDSRETPAHKYEDGQEYVPAKKPVLLGHHYSSIAGGAPIVGPITAGVVWGWVPALAWIAIGNPLMGSVHDFVSLSASLRHEGKSIGYIIGEYVGERGKNMLLWFAFLTIVLVVAVFALVVAIVFNAYPEAATASLIYIGLAVVFGVYLYQLNLPFIPGTVAFVVAMFVGVWLGTMYPLALFEPASRAPADTLVLFASGGSWIPGTSSLGTNTAAWVPVILLYGALASALPVWVLLQPRDYLSSFLLYTGVGGALLAVIVGTVGATFGIAAVTPSQPLTTNLEPYYGFIGRSGAPLFPLLFITIACGTISGFHSLVSSGTTSKQLNRESDARVIGYGGMLGEGLLATVALITVAIVAPEVGGGIGLALPTFATGGGIILTSFGVPASFGGPFMALVLVSFLLTSTDTAVRLGRYMMEEIIGTPESSVESFAADRYGNAVVQALPAYVLITSGSWLTLWQLFGGANQLLAALALLTATVWLANWSESKQLISTGAPMALMTFVTVIGLLWLAVHDNIYAKFLNAEWMAQAGAFAMLSAVVQIAIAFVLIYLALSLVVMGYRNINRVRDRPGEGGYSPGDD from the coding sequence ATGGTACAAGTCATCTGGCTCGTGGCGGCGGTACTCGTGCTCTTCACGGCGGGGTATCTGGGGTATTCGAGATATCTCGCCCGGTTCGTCGAACTCGACGACAGTCGCGAGACGCCGGCGCACAAGTACGAGGACGGGCAGGAGTACGTCCCGGCGAAGAAGCCGGTCTTACTCGGGCATCACTATTCGAGCATCGCGGGCGGGGCGCCCATCGTCGGCCCGATCACGGCCGGCGTCGTCTGGGGGTGGGTCCCGGCCCTGGCGTGGATAGCCATCGGGAACCCGCTGATGGGCAGCGTCCACGACTTCGTCTCGCTGTCGGCGAGTCTCCGACACGAGGGGAAGTCCATCGGCTACATCATCGGCGAGTACGTCGGCGAACGGGGCAAGAACATGCTGTTGTGGTTCGCCTTTCTCACCATCGTCCTCGTCGTGGCGGTGTTCGCCCTCGTGGTCGCCATCGTGTTCAACGCCTACCCCGAGGCGGCGACGGCCAGTCTGATCTACATCGGACTCGCCGTCGTCTTCGGCGTCTACCTCTACCAACTGAACCTCCCCTTTATCCCAGGCACCGTGGCGTTCGTCGTCGCGATGTTCGTCGGCGTCTGGTTGGGCACGATGTATCCCCTCGCGCTCTTCGAACCGGCCTCGCGGGCGCCCGCCGACACCCTCGTGCTGTTCGCGAGCGGCGGGTCGTGGATTCCGGGGACGTCCTCGCTCGGCACCAACACCGCGGCGTGGGTGCCCGTCATCCTCCTGTACGGTGCGCTCGCGAGCGCCCTCCCGGTCTGGGTGCTCCTGCAACCGCGCGACTACCTGTCGTCATTCCTGCTGTACACCGGCGTCGGCGGTGCGCTCCTCGCGGTCATCGTCGGCACCGTCGGCGCGACGTTCGGCATCGCGGCGGTGACGCCGAGCCAACCGCTGACGACCAACCTCGAACCGTACTACGGCTTCATCGGTCGCTCGGGCGCGCCGCTGTTCCCGCTCCTGTTCATCACCATCGCCTGCGGAACCATCAGCGGCTTCCACTCGCTGGTCTCCTCGGGCACCACCTCCAAACAGCTGAATCGGGAGTCCGACGCGCGCGTCATCGGCTACGGCGGGATGCTCGGCGAGGGTCTGCTCGCCACCGTGGCGCTCATCACCGTCGCCATCGTCGCGCCCGAAGTCGGCGGCGGCATCGGCCTCGCGCTTCCGACGTTCGCGACGGGCGGCGGCATCATCCTGACGAGTTTCGGCGTCCCCGCCTCCTTCGGCGGGCCGTTCATGGCGCTCGTGCTCGTCAGTTTCCTCCTCACCTCGACGGACACGGCCGTCCGTCTGGGCCGGTACATGATGGAGGAGATAATCGGGACGCCCGAGTCCTCGGTCGAATCGTTCGCGGCGGACCGCTACGGCAACGCCGTCGTGCAGGCGCTCCCGGCGTACGTCCTCATCACCAGCGGTTCGTGGCTGACCCTGTGGCAACTGTTCGGCGGCGCGAACCAACTGCTCGCCGCCCTGGCGCTGCTCACCGCGACGGTGTGGCTGGCCAACTGGAGCGAGTCTAAACAGCTCATCAGCACCGGCGCGCCGATGGCGCTGATGACGTTCGTCACCGTCATCGGACTGCTGTGGCTGGCGGTGCACGACAACATCTACGCGAAGTTCCTCAACGCGGAGTGGATGGCTCAGGCGGGCGCGTTCGCCATGCTCTCGGCGGTGGTTCAGATCGCCATCGCGTTCGTGCTCATCTACCTCGCACTCTCCTTGGTGGTGATGGGCTACCGCAATATCAACCGCGTCCGCGACCGTCCCGGCGAGGGCGGGTACTCGCCGGGCGACGACTGA
- a CDS encoding ArsA family ATPase — MRKFVFFGGKGGVGKTTLSSAYGVKCARAGLETLVVSTDPAHSTSDVFDQEFGNDPRSVEGVENLSAMEVDPDSEVERHLMETKRAMSSQVSPAMVNEIDRQIEMAHQTPGAYESALMDRFIEVMQSAEEFDRVVFDTSPTGGTLRLLSLPDLLEGWIDRLAHKREKSIDLYEKAAIGNNEPRRVMDGDPILARLRGRKERFEFAGETLRESSTFFLVVNPDELSLRETRRAADDLESYGLTVGGLAVNRLTPEPEPHEEGRGARFLRDRVATERERLRELRESFDYPVVAEIATRVSEVKGDFLEEVAAELDIDATAERPA; from the coding sequence ATGCGCAAGTTCGTCTTCTTCGGCGGCAAGGGCGGCGTCGGCAAGACCACCCTCTCCTCGGCCTACGGAGTAAAGTGCGCCCGCGCCGGCCTCGAAACGCTCGTCGTCTCCACCGACCCGGCGCACAGTACCTCCGACGTGTTCGACCAGGAGTTCGGGAACGACCCCCGGTCGGTGGAGGGCGTCGAGAACCTCTCGGCGATGGAGGTGGACCCCGACAGCGAGGTGGAACGGCACCTGATGGAGACCAAGCGGGCGATGAGCAGTCAGGTGAGTCCGGCGATGGTCAACGAAATCGACAGGCAGATCGAGATGGCCCACCAGACGCCCGGCGCGTACGAGTCGGCGCTGATGGACCGCTTCATCGAGGTGATGCAGTCCGCCGAGGAGTTCGACCGCGTCGTCTTCGACACCTCGCCGACCGGCGGGACGCTCCGATTGCTCTCCCTGCCCGACCTCTTGGAGGGGTGGATAGACCGCCTCGCGCACAAGCGCGAGAAGTCCATCGACCTCTACGAGAAGGCCGCCATCGGCAACAACGAACCCCGGCGCGTGATGGACGGCGACCCCATCCTCGCCCGCCTGCGGGGCAGGAAGGAGCGCTTCGAGTTCGCGGGCGAGACGCTGAGGGAGTCCTCGACGTTCTTCCTCGTCGTCAACCCCGACGAACTCTCCCTGCGGGAGACCCGCCGGGCGGCCGACGACTTAGAATCCTACGGGCTGACCGTCGGCGGCCTCGCCGTCAACCGCCTCACGCCGGAACCCGAACCGCACGAGGAGGGCCGCGGCGCGCGCTTCCTCCGCGACCGGGTTGCGACCGAACGCGAACGCCTGCGCGAACTCCGCGAGTCGTTCGACTACCCGGTCGTCGCCGAGATAGCCACCCGCGTCTCCGAGGTGAAGGGCGACTTCCTCGAAGAGGTGGCCGCCGAGTTGGACATCGACGCGACCGCCGAACGGCCCGCGTAG
- a CDS encoding CobW family GTP-binding protein produces MSLGAADAIPVTVLTGSLGAGKTTLLNHLLRNAGDRKVAVLVNDMGELNVDAELVSEDSDLSVADGTVAELSNGCICCELRDDLETAVVRLARERSFDHLVVEPSGISDPAPVARLFTGGSPAAARYDVDAVVAVVDARQFADTFDVDETRGVSSANRNAKRSGDVDGEGMPTRTVEAGADGERRPLSDLLVEQVEFANLVVLNKCDLVSDAERERVESVVRALRPDTEILTVEYAAAPVDRLLDTGLFDPGTAAERAGWRRMLDADGSGDRDDGVGHDHDDHSDHDHGHGHSHPEEAYGVDSFAYRRRRPFHPARVAALLAALPESVLRAKGSMWVAGREDAHLTYSRAGPSAYAEVTGRWVASLPEFEQEAYRRNRSDLGFEWDEEWGDRRTGLVFIGREMDEEALVASLDDCLLTDAEFSTEWDAFENTFPADPGGRTTLSEPTPGERE; encoded by the coding sequence ATGAGTCTGGGCGCGGCGGACGCGATTCCGGTGACCGTGCTGACGGGGAGCCTCGGTGCCGGCAAGACGACGCTTCTGAACCACCTCCTGCGGAACGCGGGCGACCGGAAGGTGGCCGTCCTCGTCAACGACATGGGCGAGTTGAACGTCGACGCCGAACTCGTCAGCGAGGACTCCGACCTCTCCGTCGCCGACGGCACCGTCGCCGAGTTGTCCAACGGCTGTATCTGCTGTGAACTCCGCGACGACCTCGAAACCGCCGTCGTCCGCCTCGCCCGCGAGCGCTCGTTCGACCACCTCGTCGTCGAACCCTCCGGCATCAGCGACCCCGCGCCCGTCGCGCGCCTGTTCACAGGCGGGTCGCCCGCGGCCGCCAGATACGACGTGGACGCCGTCGTCGCCGTCGTCGACGCCCGCCAGTTCGCGGATACGTTCGACGTCGACGAGACGCGTGGCGTCTCGTCTGCCAACCGGAACGCGAAGCGTTCCGGTGACGTGGACGGCGAGGGAATGCCGACTCGGACCGTCGAGGCGGGAGCGGACGGCGAACGCCGCCCGCTCTCGGACCTCCTGGTCGAGCAGGTGGAGTTCGCGAACCTGGTCGTCCTGAACAAATGCGACCTGGTGAGCGACGCCGAACGGGAGCGGGTGGAGTCGGTCGTCCGCGCGCTTCGACCCGACACCGAAATACTGACTGTAGAGTACGCTGCGGCGCCGGTCGACCGACTGCTCGACACCGGCCTGTTCGACCCGGGGACGGCGGCCGAACGCGCCGGGTGGCGACGGATGCTGGACGCGGACGGGAGCGGCGACCGAGACGACGGCGTCGGACACGACCACGACGACCACAGCGACCACGACCACGGCCACGGCCACTCGCACCCCGAGGAGGCGTACGGCGTCGACTCGTTCGCCTACCGCCGCCGCCGGCCGTTCCACCCCGCGCGCGTCGCCGCCCTTCTGGCGGCCCTCCCCGAAAGCGTCCTCCGGGCGAAGGGGTCGATGTGGGTCGCCGGGCGCGAGGACGCCCACCTCACTTACAGTCGGGCCGGCCCCTCGGCGTACGCCGAAGTGACGGGTCGGTGGGTGGCGAGCCTCCCCGAGTTCGAACAGGAGGCGTACCGCAGAAACCGCTCGGACCTCGGGTTCGAGTGGGACGAGGAGTGGGGCGACCGGCGCACGGGATTGGTGTTCATCGGCCGCGAGATGGACGAGGAGGCGTTGGTCGCGTCGCTGGACGACTGCCTGCTCACCGACGCGGAGTTCTCAACCGAGTGGGACGCTTTCGAGAACACCTTCCCCGCGGACCCCGGCGGGCGGACGACGCTGTCGGAACCGACGCCCGGAGAGCGGGAGTAG
- a CDS encoding SRPBCC family protein, protein MRQVSVSRFVPRSKPTVFRRLAPEAMVRYEGSFDVRGVRDEGAETVVVVGARGVEFALRFESIEDGLRYEQDGEAGPFESMETVVAVDPDDGGVTVTARSSVALGLPFPSLTDRLAAWKRRGELERALDALAADVANA, encoded by the coding sequence ATGCGTCAGGTGTCGGTCTCCCGATTCGTCCCGCGGTCGAAGCCGACGGTGTTCCGTCGTCTCGCCCCCGAGGCGATGGTGCGGTACGAGGGAAGTTTCGACGTGCGGGGAGTCCGCGACGAGGGCGCGGAGACGGTGGTGGTCGTGGGCGCGCGCGGCGTCGAGTTCGCCCTCCGCTTCGAGTCTATCGAGGACGGCCTCCGCTACGAACAGGACGGCGAGGCCGGACCGTTCGAGTCGATGGAGACGGTCGTCGCCGTCGACCCGGACGACGGCGGCGTCACCGTCACCGCCCGGTCGTCGGTCGCACTCGGCCTTCCTTTCCCCTCGCTGACCGACCGCCTCGCGGCGTGGAAGCGCCGCGGCGAACTCGAACGCGCCCTCGACGCCCTCGCCGCGGACGTCGCGAACGCGTGA
- the upp gene encoding uracil phosphoribosyltransferase codes for MPIEDRDDAYLITHALAKDTLLRLRDVETEQVAFRKGLVKLGRICGYEIIDGVMETEYVTVQTPLTETTGERVKGLDDVVIINVLRAATPFVEGLLKAFPRAKQGVISAGRDEDAGMDEEGEFPITVDYVKLPEITEKDTVIVADPMLATGSTMCAVLDHVLESTDADPADLFVLSAVSAPDGLLRVGDQFSEADLLTVSIDDHLDDDGYIVPGLGDAGDRAFRTK; via the coding sequence ATGCCCATCGAAGACCGAGACGACGCGTACCTCATCACGCACGCGCTGGCGAAGGACACGCTGCTGCGACTCCGCGACGTGGAGACCGAGCAGGTGGCGTTCCGCAAGGGCCTCGTGAAACTCGGGCGCATCTGCGGCTACGAGATCATAGACGGCGTGATGGAGACGGAGTACGTGACGGTGCAGACGCCGCTGACGGAGACGACGGGCGAGCGGGTGAAAGGCCTCGACGACGTCGTCATCATCAACGTCCTCCGCGCGGCGACGCCGTTCGTGGAGGGACTGCTGAAGGCGTTCCCGCGGGCCAAACAGGGCGTCATCAGCGCCGGCCGCGACGAGGACGCCGGGATGGACGAGGAGGGGGAGTTCCCCATCACCGTCGACTACGTGAAACTGCCCGAGATAACCGAGAAGGACACCGTCATCGTGGCCGACCCGATGCTGGCGACGGGCAGCACGATGTGCGCCGTTCTCGACCACGTCCTGGAGAGCACCGACGCCGACCCCGCCGACCTGTTCGTCCTCTCGGCCGTCTCGGCGCCGGACGGTCTCCTCCGCGTCGGCGACCAGTTCTCCGAGGCGGACCTCCTGACCGTCTCCATCGACGACCACCTCGACGACGACGGCTACATCGTCCCCGGTCTCGGCGACGCCGGCGACCGGGCGTTCCGCACGAAATAG
- a CDS encoding S9 family peptidase codes for MTHVAATDYHDIVQVEDPQVSPDGTRVAFVRKEPKDEESYEQTVYVVPTDGSADPRRLTIAEGVDSLPRWSPDGDRLAFVSTRGADDDRPQLWVLPLGGGEAERLTDVPGGVSGIEWSPDGGRIAFQQATTEREREDGLDVGLDGEEYERETPDPRVVDRLVYRQHERYRDGTVAHVYVADATGDADSYSDRVERLTDGELDHVSPAWRDDETLYLGVKYPQGEVEPDDSVVIDIQSADLASDSDELSDVTRTTCWALVMDVAADGRVAYGHTPEERLSMRSSDIRVYDPETDETVTPTEDLDRTVDLSGFEWGPGEEFVYFLTPDEGHYVSRRVRGDASEEPELLVGEGHATGLSVGGSPENPVVASAKSEWDHRGDVFAFEDGEETRLTEVNADYLADVDVQEPEEIRFDSDGVEVQGWLLTPPDAGEGEPHPLVVEIHGGPHAMWTGSGTMWHEYQLLAARGYAVFWSNPRGSTGYGEGFATAIESDWGDVTMTDVMNGVEEVCERDDVDESNAFVTGGSFGGFMTGWIVGQTDFFAGAVAQRGVFDLSSFYGSTDAFKLIEGDFDSTPWEDPEFLWEQSPVAYADEVTTPTLVMHADNDFRVPVNNGEMFYLFMKKNGVETRLVRYPREGHELSRSGEPGHVVDRLERTVRWFDGYSEHHDASKALERGDDGLSTGAGDGNDGDDGADE; via the coding sequence ATGACTCACGTCGCCGCGACGGACTACCACGACATCGTGCAGGTCGAGGACCCGCAGGTGTCGCCGGACGGGACGCGCGTCGCGTTCGTCCGCAAGGAACCGAAGGACGAGGAATCCTACGAACAGACCGTCTACGTCGTCCCAACGGACGGGAGCGCGGACCCACGGCGACTCACCATCGCGGAGGGCGTCGACTCCCTGCCCCGGTGGAGCCCCGACGGCGACCGACTCGCGTTCGTCTCCACGCGGGGCGCCGACGACGACCGGCCGCAACTGTGGGTGCTTCCCCTCGGCGGCGGCGAGGCAGAGCGACTCACGGACGTCCCCGGCGGCGTCTCTGGAATCGAGTGGAGCCCCGACGGGGGACGAATCGCCTTCCAACAGGCGACCACGGAGAGAGAGCGCGAAGACGGCCTCGACGTCGGCCTCGACGGCGAGGAGTACGAACGCGAGACGCCCGACCCGCGCGTCGTCGACCGACTCGTGTACCGCCAGCACGAGCGTTACCGCGACGGCACCGTCGCGCACGTCTACGTCGCGGACGCGACCGGCGACGCAGACTCCTACTCGGACCGCGTCGAACGCCTCACCGACGGCGAACTCGACCACGTCTCGCCCGCGTGGCGCGACGACGAGACACTCTACCTCGGCGTGAAGTATCCCCAAGGGGAAGTCGAACCCGACGACAGCGTCGTCATCGACATCCAGTCCGCGGACCTCGCTTCCGACTCCGACGAACTCTCGGACGTGACGCGGACGACCTGCTGGGCCCTCGTGATGGACGTGGCCGCCGACGGCCGGGTTGCGTACGGTCACACGCCCGAGGAGCGACTGTCGATGCGAAGCTCCGATATCCGGGTGTACGACCCCGAGACGGACGAAACCGTCACGCCGACCGAGGACCTCGACCGCACCGTCGACCTCTCGGGGTTCGAGTGGGGGCCGGGCGAGGAGTTCGTCTACTTCCTCACGCCCGACGAGGGGCACTACGTCTCCCGGCGCGTGCGGGGAGACGCGTCCGAGGAACCGGAACTCCTCGTCGGCGAGGGACACGCGACGGGCCTCTCCGTCGGCGGCAGTCCCGAGAACCCGGTCGTCGCCTCCGCCAAGAGCGAGTGGGACCACCGCGGCGACGTGTTCGCGTTCGAGGACGGCGAAGAGACGCGCCTGACGGAGGTGAACGCCGACTACCTCGCCGACGTCGACGTGCAGGAACCCGAGGAGATACGGTTCGACTCGGACGGCGTCGAGGTGCAGGGGTGGCTCTTGACGCCGCCGGACGCCGGCGAGGGCGAACCCCATCCGCTCGTCGTCGAGATTCACGGCGGCCCGCACGCCATGTGGACCGGGTCGGGGACGATGTGGCACGAGTACCAACTGTTGGCCGCCCGCGGCTACGCCGTCTTCTGGTCGAACCCGCGGGGGTCGACCGGCTACGGCGAGGGGTTCGCTACGGCCATCGAATCCGACTGGGGCGACGTGACGATGACGGACGTGATGAACGGCGTCGAGGAGGTGTGCGAACGCGACGACGTCGACGAGTCGAACGCGTTCGTCACCGGCGGGTCGTTCGGCGGGTTCATGACCGGATGGATCGTCGGCCAGACCGACTTCTTCGCCGGCGCCGTCGCGCAACGCGGCGTGTTCGACCTCTCGTCGTTCTACGGGTCGACGGACGCGTTCAAACTCATCGAGGGCGACTTCGATTCGACGCCGTGGGAGGACCCCGAGTTCCTCTGGGAACAGTCGCCCGTCGCCTACGCCGACGAGGTGACGACGCCGACGCTCGTGATGCACGCGGACAACGACTTCCGCGTGCCCGTCAACAACGGCGAGATGTTCTACCTGTTCATGAAGAAGAACGGCGTCGAAACCCGCCTCGTCCGATATCCGCGCGAGGGACACGAACTCTCCCGGTCGGGCGAACCGGGGCACGTCGTCGACAGACTCGAACGCACCGTCCGCTGGTTCGACGGCTACTCCGAGCACCACGACGCGTCGAAGGCACTCGAACGCGGCGACGACGGCCTCTCGACGGGCGCGGGCGACGGAAACGACGGAGACGACGGCGCCGACGAGTAA
- a CDS encoding TAXI family TRAP transporter solute-binding subunit, which translates to MADNMRRRQFIAATGAAGLVGIAGCSSGGNGGEGETTTTEGGESTETEMGTGTETESSGGGSGGSGRLSWHAGGTGGTYFPLSNEFKAVVEDNTDYTLQVQSTGASVENVGSLARGEADFALIQNDIAYFAVNGEGIDAFQGNAVESLRGVATLYPETIHIVTLAGTGIESPSDLSGTTINTGDLGSGTQVNATQILEALGVSDYEEQNTGFSTASDQLKNGDIDAAFVVGGWPVGAIEELAATEDVVIVPVEGDNRQAVKDAAPFYADDEVPSGTYGLDSAVPTVSVQAMIATTTQVENATVEEVTAAIFDNADQLTIKTDFISAESAQEGMSIDLHPGAQAYFG; encoded by the coding sequence ATGGCAGATAATATGCGACGCCGTCAGTTCATCGCAGCGACCGGGGCAGCGGGCTTAGTCGGAATCGCGGGCTGTTCCAGCGGCGGGAACGGCGGCGAGGGCGAGACGACGACGACCGAGGGCGGCGAGTCGACGGAGACGGAGATGGGAACGGGCACGGAGACGGAGTCCTCGGGTGGCGGGTCCGGCGGCAGCGGGCGCCTCTCGTGGCACGCCGGCGGGACCGGCGGGACGTACTTCCCGCTGTCGAACGAGTTCAAGGCCGTCGTCGAGGACAACACCGACTACACGCTTCAGGTGCAGTCCACCGGGGCGTCGGTGGAGAACGTCGGCAGTCTCGCCCGCGGCGAGGCCGACTTCGCGCTCATCCAGAACGACATCGCTTACTTCGCGGTCAACGGCGAGGGCATCGACGCCTTCCAGGGGAACGCCGTCGAGAGCCTCCGCGGCGTCGCGACGCTCTACCCCGAGACCATCCACATCGTCACGCTCGCCGGGACGGGCATCGAATCCCCCTCGGACCTCTCGGGGACGACCATCAACACGGGCGACCTCGGGTCGGGGACGCAGGTGAACGCGACGCAGATTCTCGAAGCGCTCGGCGTCTCCGACTACGAGGAGCAGAACACCGGATTCTCGACGGCGTCCGACCAGTTGAAGAACGGCGACATCGACGCGGCGTTCGTCGTCGGCGGGTGGCCCGTCGGCGCCATCGAGGAACTGGCGGCGACCGAGGACGTCGTCATCGTCCCCGTCGAGGGCGACAACAGGCAGGCGGTCAAGGACGCCGCGCCGTTCTATGCCGACGACGAGGTTCCCTCCGGGACGTACGGCCTCGACTCCGCCGTTCCGACGGTGTCGGTGCAGGCGATGATAGCGACGACGACGCAGGTGGAGAACGCCACGGTCGAAGAGGTCACGGCGGCCATCTTCGACAACGCGGACCAACTCACCATCAAGACGGACTTCATCTCGGCGGAGTCCGCCCAGGAGGGGATGTCCATCGACCTCCACCCGGGCGCACAGGCGTACTTCGGGTAA
- a CDS encoding DUF1850 domain-containing protein translates to MTPRRTARSLAVLVVLVLLVAGAGAATPDDRVLVVEDAETGEELLTVPVSEGTPVALEYTHSVEKTRVLDGYAVDGTNLTMTRMEFESYGAGLPARANVTVENGTFVFDPEGTYEELYVKPGRIAGHELRVCDETYDLVALSDARSVRVAVERRSALSHALSLAGSKL, encoded by the coding sequence GTGACCCCGAGACGAACCGCGCGCTCGCTCGCGGTTCTCGTCGTCCTCGTCCTCCTCGTCGCCGGGGCGGGGGCGGCGACGCCCGACGACCGCGTACTGGTGGTCGAAGACGCCGAGACCGGCGAGGAACTCTTGACGGTTCCCGTCTCGGAGGGAACGCCGGTCGCCCTCGAATACACGCACAGCGTGGAGAAGACGCGCGTCTTGGACGGCTACGCCGTCGACGGGACGAACCTCACGATGACGCGGATGGAGTTCGAGTCGTACGGGGCGGGACTCCCGGCGCGGGCGAACGTGACCGTCGAGAACGGGACGTTCGTCTTCGACCCCGAGGGCACCTACGAGGAACTGTACGTGAAGCCCGGCCGTATCGCGGGCCACGAACTCCGCGTCTGCGACGAGACGTACGACCTCGTCGCCCTCTCGGACGCCCGGTCGGTCCGGGTGGCGGTCGAACGCCGGTCCGCGCTCTCGCACGCCCTCTCGCTGGCAGGTAGCAAGCTATGA